The following proteins are co-located in the Malus sylvestris chromosome 13, drMalSylv7.2, whole genome shotgun sequence genome:
- the LOC126595007 gene encoding beta-glucosidase 40-like, producing the protein MGSERGGLALVVTAFLLAVGFPTCLSDSDINRGSFPKGFVFGTASSAFQYEGAVKEDGRGPSIWDTFSHTFGKIADSSNADVAVDEYHRYKEDVQRMKDMGMDAYRFSISWTRIFPNGTGHINQAGVDYYNRLIDALLAKGIEPYVTLYHWDLPQALEDKYSGWLNPQVIEDFATYADACFQNFGDRVKHWITFNEPHTFSIQGYDVGLEAPGRCSIPLFLFCRAGNSATEPYMVAHNVILSHGTAADIYRRKYKSKQRGSVGASFDVIWYESATNSTADVVATKIAQDFQLGWFLDPFMFGDYPSSMRSRVGSRLPTFSKSESALIKGSLDFVGINHYTTFYGSNDTADIIGHLLNDSLADSGAITLPFKDGKPIGDRANSIWLYIVPEGMRKLMNYIKKKYGNPLVIITENGMDDPNSPFISLKDALKDTKRIKYHHDYLTNLLASIKEDGCNVKGYFAWSLLDNWEWAAGYTSRFGLYFVDYKDKLKRYPKDSVQWFTKFLNSTQTRQ; encoded by the exons ATGGGGTCGGAAAGAGGAGGCCTAGCTTTGGTCGTCACAGCATTTCTATTGGCTGTTGGGTTTCCAACATGTTTATCGGATTCAGATATCAACAGGGGTAGCTTTCCCAAAGGTTTTGTTTTCGGAACTGCGTCTTCTGCTTTCCAG TACGAAGGTGCAGTTAAAGAGGACGGAAGGGGGCCTTCTATCTGGGACACCTTTTCACATACTTTTG GTAAAATAGCCGATTCCAGTAATGCAGATGTTGCTGTAGATGAGTATCACCGTTATAAG GAGGATGTGCAACGTATGAAGGACATGGGAATGGATGCTTACAGATTTTCGATATCCTGGACTCGGATTTTCCCCA ATGGAACCGGACACATTAATCAGGCGGGTGTTGATTACTACAATCGTCTCATCGATGCATTGCTAGCCAAAG GAATTGAACCGTATGTGACCCTCTATCACTGGGACCTCCCTCAAGCATTGGAAGACAAATACAGCGGGTGGCTCAACCCTCAAGTCAT AGAGGACTTTGCAACATACGCGGACGCATGCTTTCAAAATTTTGGTGACAGGGTGAAGCACTGGATCACATTCAACGAGCCACATACATTTTCTATACAAGGATATGATGTAGGGCTCGAGGCACCGGGAAGGTGCTCTATCccccttttccttttctgcaGGGCAGGAAACTCGGCAACTGAGCCTTACATGGTTGCTCACAATGTCATCCTGTCTCATGGAACCGCGGCTGATATTTACCGGAGAAAGTACAAG TCAAAACAGCGTGGATCGGTTGGGGCATCATTTGATGTTATCTGGTATGAATCAGCAACAAACTCGACAGCAGACGTCGTTGCAACTAAAATAGCCCAAGATTTTCAGCTTGGCTG GTTTCTTGATCCATTTATGTTTGGGGATTATCCAAGCTCTATGAGAAGTAGGGTTGGAAGTCGGCTGCCAACCTTTTCCAAATCCGAGTCTGCTCTAATTAAAGGGTCCTTGGATTTTGTGGGCATTAACCACTACACCACCTTCTATGGAAGCAACGATACCGCTGATATAATTGGACATCTACTCAATGACAGCCTTGCAGACTCTGGTGCCATTACTCTTC CATTCAAAGACGGGAAACCTATTGGCGATAGG GCGAATTCTATATGGTTATACATTGTGCCAGAGGGGATGAGAAAATTAATGAACTACATTAAGAAAAAGTACGGCAATCCTCTAGTGATTATCACTGAAAATG GCATGGATGACCCGAATAGCCCATTCATTTCTCTCAAGGATGCTCTAAAGGATACGAAAAGGATTAAATACCACCATGACTATCTTACGAATTTGCTAGCTTCAATCAA AGAAGACGGCTGCAATGTGAAAGGCTATTTTGCTTGGTCTCTGCTGGATAATTGGGAATGGGCGGCTGGATACACTTCTCGATTTGGTCTCTATTTTGTGGATTATAAGGACAAGCTCAAGAGATACCCAAAGGACTCCGTTCAATGGTTCACGAAATTCTTGAATTCTACTCAAACAAGGCAATGA
- the LOC126595004 gene encoding uncharacterized protein LOC126595004, whose amino-acid sequence MKKLHLSPLKSTNPWDPTLSSNPIHLVTKTTTCWSVSPSSPATSAPENPPLDRMLLETTGCEDCELDENLESSVKLDSSITVVDAKNLRYQLSEHRISSSFAEAYLQIAFAVRLWIEEILWEKKHDMDVYRCKGVLRIHNSNQLHTLQGVSFCSSPHSNRVIQEFAYLHFSGLERIRRRIPCLIGLEVRYPR is encoded by the exons ATGAAGAAGCTCCACCTCTCGCCATTGAAATCGACCAACCCCTGGGACCCTACTCTCAGCAGCAACCCAATTCATCTAGTCACAAAGACGACGACGTGTTGGTCTGTGTCACCGTCATCACCGGCTACCTCGGCGCCGGAAAATCCACC ACTTGATCGTATGTTGCTGGAGACTACTGGTTGCGAAGACTGTGAGTTGGATGAAAATCTAGAATCATCTGTCAAGCTTGATTCAAGTATCACT GTCGTGGATGCCAAGAACCTCCGTTATCAGCTCAGTGAGCATCGAATCTCATCTTCATTTGCTGAAGCATATCTTCAGATTGCATTTGCA GTCCGTTTGTGGATTGAGGAGATTCTTTGGGAGAAGAAACATGACATGGATGTATACCGCTGCAAAGGGGTTCTGAGAATTCATAATTCAAATCAATTGCACACTTTGCAG GGAGTCAGCTTTTGTTCTTCTCCACATTCTAACCGGGTGATCCAGGAATTTGCCTATTTGCATTTCAGTGGGCTTGAACGAATCCGACGAAGAATCCCTTGCTTGATAGGGCTTGAGGTTAGATATCCAAGATGA
- the LOC126595003 gene encoding NAC transcription factor 29-like has product MASPASSQSSSASSQSADKYEGFDLLKCSTVQEGKKEAEVKLPLGYRFNPTEDEIVVYFLFNKIMDRAMPTYDLIKEVDVYEYDPHQLPNGDFKHNAGCNAAYYFANREPFDASEGKIIKTAANGGYWKVIDDEYEVLFKDSEVIVGFEAVMNFYEGKEPNGTKTPFVMNEYRLNPRVVPAHVLNDSIRNKIERYVVCRIINEEVSNQPVIDYKKESLELLLKYASAGTVKDGEPK; this is encoded by the exons ATGGCATCCCCAGCTTCCTCGCAGTCATCTTCAGCGTCCTCGCAGTCCGCTGACAAGTACGAGGGGTTTGATCTGTTGAAGTGTTCGACCGTCCAAGAGGGGAAGAAAGAAGCGGAGGTCAAGTTACCGTTAGGGTATCGATTTAATCCCACCGAAGATGAGATCGTTGTGTACTTTTTGTTTAACAAGATTATGGACCGCGCAATGCCTACCTACGATCTTATAAAAGAGGTTGATGTGTACGAGTATGATCCCCATCAGCTGCCGAATG GTGACTTCAAACACAATGCTGGTTGCAATGCGGCCTATTACTTTGCCAATAGAGAACCGTTTGATGCTAGTGAGGGGAAGATAATTAAGACGGCTGCAAACGGTGGTTACTGGAAGGTGATCGATGACGAATATGAGGTTTTGTTCAAGGATAGTGAAGTAATCGTAGGGTTTGAAGCCGTCATGAACTTCTACGAGGGGAAGGAGCCAAACGGGACCAAAACTCCCTTTGTCATGAACGAATACAGGCTCAATCCGCGTGTGGTACCTGCTCATGTGCTGAATGACAGCATTAGGAATAAG ATTGAGAGGTACGTGGTATGCCGAATTATAAACGAGGAGGTTTCGAATCAGCCCGTTATCGACTATAAAAAGGAATCTCTGGAGCTTCTTTTGAAATATGCGTCTGCCGGCACTGTTAAAGACGGAGAACCAAAATGA